The proteins below are encoded in one region of Amycolatopsis magusensis:
- a CDS encoding pyridoxamine 5'-phosphate oxidase family protein encodes MGKTYERIDDRLRAFIDAQPVFFVASAPLSGDGHVNLSPKGRAGTLAVLDEHTVAYLDFGGSHAETIAHLRENGRITLMWCAFTGPPKVLRVHGRGEPVFRDDPRWTDLVPKFGDADGPGLRAVILVHAELISDSCGFAVPFMDYREERTQHAQYFGRKSDAQFATYCERKETNVASIDGLPALPVPLPERTDHAPVH; translated from the coding sequence ATGGGCAAGACTTACGAGCGCATCGACGACCGCCTCCGCGCCTTCATCGACGCACAGCCGGTCTTCTTCGTCGCGTCCGCACCACTGAGCGGCGACGGCCACGTGAACCTCTCACCCAAGGGACGCGCCGGCACGCTCGCCGTGCTGGACGAGCACACCGTCGCCTACCTCGACTTCGGCGGCAGCCACGCCGAAACCATCGCGCACCTGCGCGAGAACGGCCGCATCACGCTGATGTGGTGCGCCTTCACCGGCCCGCCCAAGGTGCTGCGCGTGCACGGCCGCGGCGAACCCGTCTTCCGCGACGACCCACGCTGGACCGACCTGGTACCGAAGTTCGGCGACGCCGACGGACCGGGGCTGCGCGCGGTCATCCTGGTCCACGCCGAACTGATCAGCGACAGCTGCGGGTTCGCCGTGCCGTTCATGGACTACCGCGAAGAACGCACCCAGCACGCCCAGTACTTCGGCCGCAAGAGCGACGCGCAGTTCGCCACCTACTGCGAACGCAAGGAAACCAACGTCGCCAGCATCGACGGCCTGCCCGCGCTCCCGGTGCCGCTGCCGGAGCGGACCGACCATGC
- a CDS encoding S66 peptidase family protein encodes MNRPPRLRTGDRVALVAPAGPVPDELLDTAHRTLKSWGLDVHEGPHARGVHPSVPYLAAPDTDRAADFTQAWLDPDIRAVFAARGGYGSMRMLDLVDWPALREAGPKILTGSSDITALHEAVGVHLGLSTLFAPMVGSTLLTPGAADHLRRTLFEPETARDLARPGAEALVPGRASGVLVGGNASLLVSSIGAPEHRPAAGAIALLEDVTESAYRLDRILTQLLRSGWFDGVHGIVLGSWVDCGPPEAVQALMLDRLGPLGVPVLWEAGIGHLPESPTVALGLPAELDTDAGTLTLTEPALV; translated from the coding sequence GTGAACCGCCCACCCCGACTCCGCACCGGCGACCGCGTCGCCCTCGTCGCCCCCGCCGGCCCCGTCCCCGACGAACTGCTCGACACCGCCCACCGCACGCTCAAGTCCTGGGGACTCGACGTCCACGAAGGCCCGCACGCCCGCGGCGTGCACCCGTCGGTCCCCTACCTCGCCGCACCCGACACCGACCGCGCCGCCGACTTCACCCAGGCCTGGCTCGACCCGGACATCCGCGCCGTCTTCGCCGCCCGCGGCGGCTACGGCAGCATGCGCATGCTCGACCTCGTCGACTGGCCCGCCCTGCGGGAAGCCGGACCCAAGATCCTCACCGGGTCCAGCGACATCACCGCACTCCACGAAGCCGTCGGCGTCCACCTCGGACTGAGCACGCTGTTCGCCCCCATGGTCGGCAGCACCCTGCTCACCCCCGGCGCCGCCGACCACCTCCGGCGCACGCTCTTCGAGCCGGAAACCGCCCGCGACCTCGCCCGCCCCGGCGCCGAAGCACTGGTACCCGGCCGCGCGAGCGGCGTCCTCGTCGGCGGAAACGCCAGCCTGCTGGTATCCAGCATCGGCGCCCCCGAACACCGACCGGCCGCCGGCGCCATCGCCCTGCTCGAAGACGTCACCGAAAGCGCCTACCGGCTCGACCGCATCCTCACCCAGCTCCTGCGCTCCGGCTGGTTCGACGGCGTCCACGGCATCGTGCTCGGGTCCTGGGTGGACTGCGGCCCACCCGAAGCCGTCCAAGCGCTGATGCTCGACCGCCTCGGCCCACTCGGCGTCCCCGTGCTCTGGGAAGCAGGCATCGGCCACCTCCCCGAGTCACCCACCGTCGCACTCGGCCTGCCCGCCGAACTCGACACCGACGCGGGCACCCTCACCCTCACCGAACCCGCACTCGTCTAA
- a CDS encoding SDR family NAD(P)-dependent oxidoreductase, which produces MKTIVITGGTDGLGYALARKRLDAGDTVVVIGRSRDKFATLGGGEFLRADLTLISENRRVLDELRERPIDALVLAAAYANFPRVTTAEGIEHNFALYHLSRHLLADGLHEQLRAAPAPVIVDTTVPGAPADAINWDDVNFEHGYTWKAANLQSRRATFLRAAARTGVPHVLINPGFVRTSHQGSLTGVRRTLVSLLARVAGTTPERAVEPLDALIDHPPAENLSAYQGRKRLPVDIDTATLADAERLAALTDRLLDPAGR; this is translated from the coding sequence ATGAAGACGATCGTGATCACCGGCGGCACCGACGGCCTCGGATACGCACTGGCCCGCAAACGGCTCGACGCGGGCGACACCGTGGTGGTGATCGGCCGCAGCCGGGACAAGTTCGCCACCCTCGGCGGCGGCGAATTCCTACGCGCCGACCTCACCCTGATCAGCGAAAACCGGCGCGTGCTCGACGAACTGCGCGAACGGCCCATCGACGCACTCGTGCTCGCCGCCGCCTACGCGAACTTCCCCCGCGTCACCACCGCCGAGGGCATCGAGCACAACTTCGCCCTCTACCACCTCAGCAGGCACCTGCTCGCCGACGGACTCCACGAGCAACTGCGCGCCGCACCCGCCCCGGTCATCGTCGACACCACCGTGCCAGGCGCCCCCGCCGACGCGATCAACTGGGACGACGTGAACTTCGAGCACGGCTACACCTGGAAAGCCGCCAACCTCCAGAGCCGCCGCGCCACCTTCCTGCGCGCCGCCGCCCGCACCGGCGTCCCCCACGTGCTGATCAACCCCGGTTTCGTCCGCACCAGCCACCAAGGCTCACTCACCGGGGTCCGCCGCACCCTGGTTTCCCTGCTCGCCCGCGTCGCCGGCACCACCCCCGAGCGCGCCGTCGAACCACTCGACGCGCTCATCGACCACCCACCCGCCGAGAACCTCAGCGCCTACCAGGGCCGCAAGCGGCTACCGGTGGACATCGACACCGCGACCCTCGCCGACGCCGAACGACTCGCCGCACTGACCGACCGGCTGCTCGACCCGGCCGGCCGGTGA
- a CDS encoding helix-turn-helix transcriptional regulator, with protein MLETSARLLRLLSLLQATREWTGPQLADRLGVSTRTVRKDVERLRELGYPVNAQPGAAGGYRLGAGARMPPLLLDDEEAVAIVVGLRTATGGLEESSLRALTKLEHVLPSRLRHRVTTLQAATVAAPDHRAPVDPGVLTTIAAACRDHERLRFDYQRHDGTTTRRDAEPHRLVHARGRWYLVAWDTARTDWRTYRVDRLAPRTPNGPRFTPREAPHPDLATYVTDGVNTAYQRIRATIRLHGPAQHFTDHLAPGWGTLEAVDEHSCLFHTATDSLDLLALYLGMLRTDFDVVTPPELTHHLRTLGHRYLRAADPAPEPPT; from the coding sequence ATGCTCGAGACCTCCGCCCGCCTGCTCCGCCTGCTCTCCCTGCTGCAGGCCACCCGCGAGTGGACCGGCCCCCAACTGGCCGACCGGCTCGGCGTGTCCACCCGCACCGTGCGCAAGGATGTCGAACGGCTCCGCGAACTCGGCTACCCCGTCAACGCCCAGCCCGGCGCCGCGGGCGGCTACCGCCTCGGCGCCGGCGCCCGCATGCCACCCCTGCTGCTCGACGACGAAGAAGCCGTCGCCATCGTGGTCGGCCTGCGCACCGCCACCGGCGGACTCGAGGAAAGCTCACTGCGGGCCCTCACCAAACTCGAACACGTGCTGCCGTCCCGGCTCCGCCACCGCGTCACCACCCTCCAGGCCGCCACCGTCGCCGCACCCGACCACCGCGCCCCCGTCGACCCCGGCGTGCTCACCACCATCGCCGCCGCCTGCCGCGACCACGAACGCCTCCGCTTCGACTACCAGCGCCACGACGGCACCACCACCCGCCGCGACGCCGAACCCCACCGGCTCGTGCATGCCCGCGGCCGCTGGTACCTCGTCGCCTGGGACACCGCCCGCACCGACTGGCGCACCTACCGCGTCGATCGCCTCGCCCCCAGAACCCCCAACGGCCCACGCTTCACCCCCCGCGAAGCACCCCACCCCGACCTCGCCACCTACGTCACCGACGGCGTGAACACCGCCTACCAGCGCATCCGCGCCACCATCCGCCTCCACGGCCCCGCCCAACACTTCACCGACCACCTCGCCCCCGGCTGGGGCACCCTCGAAGCCGTCGACGAGCACAGCTGCCTGTTCCACACCGCCACCGACTCACTCGACCTGCTCGCCCTCTACCTCGGCATGCTCCGCACCGACTTCGACGTCGTCACCCCACCCGAACTCACCCACCACCTGCGCACCCTCGGCCACCGCTACCTACGCGCCGCCGACCCCGCGCCAGAACCTCCAACGTAG
- a CDS encoding squalene cyclase, which yields MVGDDLVTWLRDSDPALRWQVERDLADEPPEVWEATRAKVATEGFGARLLAHQDPDGQWAGGAYYPRGFELDQEPGQPWTATTYSLNSLREWGLDAAVLRARRTAGLLAENCRWEYDELPYWGGEVDCCINAWTLANGVWLGVEVSGIADWFVEHRLPDGGWNCFWVEGAERSSVHSTLNSLKGLLAHEVATGGTEATRAARRAGEEYLLERRLFRRLSTGEPIAPWVTRFAYPSRWFYDVLNAAEYFREASAHDGSRPDPRLGEAVELIRAARQPDGTWLQVHRHPGRVWFEVDVEPGAPSKWLTLSGTRVLVWWDAA from the coding sequence ATGGTGGGAGACGACTTGGTCACCTGGCTTCGTGATTCGGATCCGGCGCTGCGCTGGCAGGTCGAACGGGACCTCGCCGACGAACCTCCTGAGGTGTGGGAGGCCACGCGGGCGAAGGTCGCCACCGAAGGCTTCGGTGCGCGGCTGCTCGCGCACCAGGACCCGGATGGGCAGTGGGCGGGCGGGGCGTACTACCCGCGCGGGTTCGAGCTGGACCAGGAGCCGGGGCAGCCGTGGACGGCGACGACGTACTCGCTGAATTCGTTGCGTGAGTGGGGGCTTGATGCCGCGGTGCTGCGTGCGCGTCGCACGGCCGGGTTGCTCGCGGAGAACTGCCGGTGGGAGTACGACGAGCTGCCGTACTGGGGTGGTGAGGTCGACTGCTGCATCAACGCCTGGACGCTGGCGAACGGGGTGTGGCTCGGGGTCGAGGTTTCCGGCATCGCCGACTGGTTCGTCGAGCACCGGTTGCCCGATGGTGGCTGGAACTGCTTCTGGGTGGAGGGGGCGGAGCGGTCGTCGGTCCACTCGACACTGAACTCGCTGAAGGGCCTGCTGGCGCACGAGGTCGCGACCGGGGGTACGGAGGCGACGCGGGCGGCCCGGCGTGCCGGTGAGGAGTACCTGCTGGAGCGGCGGTTGTTCCGGCGGCTGTCCACCGGGGAGCCGATCGCGCCGTGGGTGACCCGGTTCGCTTATCCGTCCCGGTGGTTCTACGACGTGCTCAACGCGGCGGAGTACTTCCGTGAGGCTTCCGCGCACGATGGCTCGCGGCCGGATCCGCGCCTGGGCGAGGCGGTGGAGCTGATCCGGGCGGCCAGGCAGCCGGACGGGACTTGGCTGCAGGTGCACCGGCACCCGGGCCGGGTGTGGTTCGAGGTCGATGTCGAACCGGGTGCGCCGTCGAAGTGGCTGACGTTGTCCGGTACCCGGGTGCTGGTGTGGTGGGACGCGGCTTAG
- a CDS encoding S9 family peptidase, whose protein sequence is MPEIAPYGAWPSPITAADVAAAGDQPQWLDVVDGEIWWAEARPSERGRVALVKAGPDGTVEELLPAPWNARNRVHEYGGRPWRAIDGKIAFTHWDDQRVHLRDPATGEVTALTAEPEIPQGVRYSDLRPGRPGELWAVRETSTGPRRTDITRALVAISLTGAPERELTTSHHFLTAPQLSPDGTHAAWLGWNHPDMPWDATELTVAEVHPDGTFGTPRVLAGGPGIAVCQLEWETPTTLLALLDPDGWWNLHRIGLDGTSHNLAPVTEELGGALWKLGLTWFTPLGDGKHAVLNSGRLAVLDEHTAQVTTVDPETTWAPGIAPYGAGIAGLAAAPRQETAVRHADLTTGTLTEVTPRPGEAPSGHRLPDQRYLPTPEERVFTAADGEPIPAYLYPPTNPEHTGPGDQLPPYLVHVHGGPTGRNHPVLDLDFSYFTSRGIGVVAVNYGGSTGYGRRFRERLREQWGVVDVADCVAVARRLVEEGVADPDRLAIRGGSAGGYTSAVTMTTERAFRAATVKYPILDLHRWTADGGETHDFESRYLDGLIGPLPETADRYRDRSPINNTGTLAGPLLFLQGLDDQICPPEQADRFVASLRGTEIPHAYLTFDGEQHGFRKAETIIAALEAELAFYGQVFGFDTPGITPVDLRP, encoded by the coding sequence ATGCCCGAGATCGCGCCTTACGGAGCCTGGCCATCCCCCATCACCGCCGCGGACGTCGCCGCCGCGGGCGACCAGCCCCAATGGCTGGACGTCGTCGATGGCGAGATCTGGTGGGCCGAAGCCCGCCCCAGCGAACGCGGGCGCGTCGCACTGGTCAAAGCCGGCCCCGACGGCACCGTCGAAGAACTCCTCCCCGCCCCCTGGAACGCCCGCAACCGCGTCCACGAATACGGCGGCAGGCCCTGGCGGGCCATCGACGGCAAGATCGCCTTCACCCACTGGGACGACCAGCGCGTCCACCTCCGCGACCCGGCCACCGGCGAGGTCACCGCCCTCACCGCCGAACCCGAGATCCCCCAGGGCGTCCGCTACAGCGACCTCCGCCCCGGCCGCCCCGGCGAACTCTGGGCCGTCCGCGAAACCAGCACCGGCCCCCGCCGCACCGACATCACCCGCGCACTCGTCGCCATCTCCCTCACCGGCGCCCCCGAACGCGAACTCACCACCAGCCACCACTTCCTCACCGCACCCCAGCTCTCCCCCGACGGCACCCACGCCGCCTGGCTCGGCTGGAACCACCCCGACATGCCCTGGGACGCCACCGAACTCACCGTCGCCGAAGTCCACCCCGACGGCACCTTCGGCACCCCCCGCGTCCTCGCCGGCGGCCCCGGCATCGCCGTCTGCCAGCTCGAATGGGAAACCCCCACCACCCTCCTCGCCCTGCTCGACCCCGACGGCTGGTGGAACCTGCACCGCATCGGCCTCGACGGCACCAGCCACAACCTCGCCCCGGTCACCGAAGAACTCGGCGGCGCACTGTGGAAACTCGGCCTCACCTGGTTCACCCCACTCGGCGACGGCAAGCACGCCGTGCTCAACTCCGGCCGCCTCGCCGTCCTCGACGAGCACACCGCCCAGGTCACCACCGTCGACCCCGAAACCACCTGGGCCCCCGGCATCGCCCCCTACGGCGCCGGCATCGCCGGCCTCGCCGCCGCACCCCGCCAGGAAACCGCCGTCCGGCACGCCGACCTCACCACCGGCACCCTCACCGAAGTCACCCCCCGGCCCGGCGAAGCCCCCTCCGGCCACCGCCTCCCCGACCAGCGCTACCTGCCCACCCCCGAAGAACGCGTGTTCACCGCCGCCGACGGCGAACCCATCCCCGCCTACCTCTACCCACCCACCAACCCCGAGCACACCGGACCCGGCGACCAGCTCCCGCCCTACCTCGTCCACGTCCACGGCGGCCCCACCGGCCGCAACCACCCCGTCCTCGACCTCGACTTCAGCTACTTCACCAGCCGCGGCATCGGCGTCGTCGCGGTCAACTACGGCGGCTCCACCGGCTACGGCAGGCGCTTCCGCGAACGCCTCCGCGAACAATGGGGCGTCGTCGACGTCGCCGACTGCGTCGCCGTCGCCCGCCGGCTCGTCGAAGAAGGCGTCGCCGACCCCGACCGCCTCGCCATCCGCGGCGGCAGCGCCGGCGGCTACACCTCCGCCGTCACCATGACCACCGAACGCGCCTTCCGCGCCGCCACGGTCAAATACCCCATCCTCGACCTGCACCGCTGGACCGCCGACGGCGGCGAAACCCACGACTTCGAATCCCGCTACCTCGACGGCCTCATCGGCCCACTCCCCGAAACCGCCGACCGCTACCGCGACCGCTCCCCGATCAACAACACCGGCACCCTCGCCGGCCCCCTGCTCTTCCTCCAGGGCCTCGACGACCAGATCTGCCCACCCGAACAAGCCGACCGCTTCGTCGCCTCCCTGCGCGGCACCGAAATCCCGCACGCCTACCTCACCTTCGACGGCGAGCAACACGGCTTCCGCAAGGCCGAGACCATCATCGCCGCACTCGAAGCCGAACTCGCCTTCTACGGCCAGGTCTTCGGCTTCGACACCCCCGGCATCACCCCGGTGGACCTCCGCCCGTGA
- a CDS encoding SCO1664 family protein, with the protein MADSSSDPAAKDLVARGRISVEGRLVDASNVTLFCSVELDGVEANAVYKPVSGERPLWDFPDGTLAGREVATALVSEYTGLGRVPPTVLRDGPFGPGMVQLWIETDEDADLIDVRAPAEVPPGWRVVLHAHDRLGEPAVLAHADHPGIRELAALDVVVNNTDRKGGHVLAGVDGRVYGVDHGICLHTEPKLRTVLWGWVGDELPGEIAEKLAAVPSLLDGVLGAELAPHLTRAEIAAVGARAAKLLADGSFPAPGDDWRAIPWPLF; encoded by the coding sequence TTGGCCGATTCGTCTTCCGATCCCGCCGCGAAGGACCTGGTCGCGCGGGGGCGGATCTCGGTGGAGGGGCGGCTGGTCGACGCGTCGAACGTGACCTTGTTCTGCTCGGTGGAGCTGGACGGGGTCGAGGCGAACGCGGTGTACAAGCCGGTTTCGGGGGAGCGTCCGCTGTGGGACTTCCCGGACGGGACGCTGGCCGGGCGTGAGGTGGCCACGGCGCTGGTGTCGGAGTACACCGGGCTGGGGCGGGTGCCGCCGACGGTGTTGCGGGATGGTCCGTTCGGGCCGGGGATGGTCCAGTTGTGGATCGAGACCGACGAGGACGCGGACCTGATCGACGTGCGGGCGCCCGCGGAGGTGCCGCCGGGGTGGCGGGTGGTGCTGCACGCGCACGACCGGCTGGGTGAGCCGGCGGTGCTGGCGCACGCGGACCACCCGGGTATCCGGGAGTTGGCGGCGCTGGATGTGGTGGTGAACAACACCGATCGCAAGGGCGGGCACGTGCTGGCCGGGGTGGATGGCCGGGTGTACGGGGTGGATCACGGGATCTGCCTGCACACCGAGCCGAAGCTGCGGACGGTGTTGTGGGGCTGGGTCGGTGACGAGTTGCCGGGGGAGATCGCGGAGAAGCTGGCGGCGGTGCCGTCGTTGCTGGACGGTGTGTTGGGGGCGGAGTTGGCGCCGCACCTGACGCGGGCGGAGATCGCCGCGGTGGGCGCACGGGCGGCGAAGCTGCTGGCGGACGGCTCTTTCCCGGCCCCGGGTGATGACTGGCGCGCCATCCCCTGGCCCCTTTTCTGA
- a CDS encoding DUF3097 domain-containing protein — protein sequence MRSHSYDDVLAGPRKRVIPEVPAEPGLVVEEPGGFCGAVVRLEHGTVVLEDRHGKHRVFPLSRAGFLLEGKPVTLVPAKAGPAKAAASASGSVKVAGLRARTARDSRIWVEGKHDAELVERVWGHDLRVEGVVVEPLDGVDVLAGMIEEFGTGPERRLGVLVDHLVPGSKESRLVEAIHDEHVLVTGHPYVDIWQAVKPASVGIRAWPEIPKGLPWKEGICEALGWGEPYEGWARVLGGVRSYRDLETPLIGAVERLIDFVAPPPEG from the coding sequence GTGCGCTCCCATTCCTATGACGACGTCCTCGCCGGGCCGCGCAAGCGCGTGATCCCCGAGGTGCCCGCCGAACCCGGCCTGGTGGTCGAGGAGCCGGGCGGGTTCTGCGGTGCGGTGGTCCGGCTCGAGCACGGCACGGTGGTGCTCGAAGACCGCCACGGCAAGCACCGCGTGTTCCCGCTCAGCCGCGCCGGGTTCCTGCTGGAGGGCAAACCGGTCACGCTGGTGCCCGCGAAGGCCGGACCGGCCAAGGCCGCGGCGTCGGCGTCCGGCTCGGTGAAGGTGGCCGGGCTGCGGGCCCGCACCGCGCGTGACTCGCGCATCTGGGTCGAGGGCAAGCACGACGCCGAACTGGTCGAACGCGTGTGGGGTCACGACCTGCGCGTCGAAGGCGTGGTGGTCGAACCACTCGACGGGGTCGACGTGCTCGCCGGGATGATCGAGGAGTTCGGCACCGGCCCGGAGCGGCGCCTCGGCGTGCTGGTGGACCACCTGGTGCCCGGCAGCAAGGAATCCCGTCTGGTGGAAGCGATCCACGACGAGCACGTGCTGGTCACCGGGCACCCGTACGTCGACATCTGGCAGGCGGTCAAGCCGGCTTCGGTCGGCATCCGCGCCTGGCCGGAGATCCCGAAGGGCCTGCCGTGGAAGGAAGGCATCTGCGAAGCGCTCGGCTGGGGCGAGCCGTACGAGGGCTGGGCCAGGGTGCTCGGCGGAGTGCGCAGTTACCGCGATCTGGAAACGCCGCTGATCGGCGCGGTGGAGCGGCTCATCGACTTCGTCGCGCCACCGCCGGAAGGGTGA
- a CDS encoding DUF3090 domain-containing protein gives MARVIHVFRQPDRFIAGTVGEPGDRTFYLQASEDVRTISVTIEKQQVAVLAERLGSLLDEVATRFGAEIPAETPDELVDAEPLTVPVEEEFRVGTMGLGWDAESSAVVIELLAVTEGEVDETVVLDDTEEGPDAVRVFLSPVAARAFAERADRVVNAGRKPCPLCGEPLDPEGHICPRQNGYRRDVDVIEE, from the coding sequence ATGGCTCGTGTAATCCACGTCTTCCGTCAGCCCGACCGGTTCATCGCCGGGACCGTCGGGGAACCCGGTGACCGCACTTTCTACCTGCAGGCGTCCGAGGATGTGCGCACGATCAGTGTGACCATCGAGAAGCAGCAGGTGGCGGTGCTCGCGGAGCGGCTCGGTTCGCTGCTCGACGAGGTCGCCACGCGCTTCGGTGCCGAGATACCGGCGGAAACACCCGATGAGCTCGTCGATGCCGAGCCGCTGACCGTGCCGGTGGAGGAGGAGTTCCGTGTCGGCACGATGGGGCTGGGCTGGGATGCCGAGAGCAGCGCGGTGGTGATCGAGTTGCTGGCGGTGACCGAGGGCGAGGTCGACGAGACCGTGGTGCTCGACGACACCGAGGAGGGGCCCGACGCGGTGCGGGTGTTCCTGAGCCCGGTGGCGGCGCGGGCGTTCGCCGAGCGGGCGGACCGGGTGGTCAACGCGGGGCGGAAGCCGTGCCCGCTGTGTGGTGAGCCGCTGGACCCGGAGGGGCACATCTGCCCGCGGCAGAACGGGTACCGGCGTGACGTGGATGTCATCGAGGAGTGA
- a CDS encoding NfeD family protein has translation MAALIWFVAGLALIAAEVLSGDFMLLMIGLGGLVGAGSALLTDNVYVQVAVFAVASVGLVGVVRPALKRRFLSGPDHKTNADALIGAKAVVLSTVDIESGQVKLGGDVWSARCFTEGQVLEPGTRVTVVEISGATAVVSAEL, from the coding sequence ATGGCAGCACTCATCTGGTTCGTGGCCGGGTTGGCGCTCATCGCCGCGGAGGTTCTGTCCGGGGATTTCATGCTGCTGATGATCGGCCTCGGCGGCCTGGTCGGCGCCGGTTCGGCGCTGCTCACCGACAACGTCTACGTGCAGGTCGCGGTGTTCGCGGTGGCCTCGGTCGGGCTGGTCGGCGTGGTCCGCCCGGCGCTCAAGCGCCGCTTCCTCTCCGGCCCCGACCACAAGACCAACGCCGACGCGCTGATCGGCGCCAAGGCCGTTGTGCTGTCCACTGTGGACATCGAAAGCGGCCAGGTCAAGCTGGGCGGCGACGTCTGGTCGGCCCGCTGCTTCACCGAGGGCCAGGTGCTCGAGCCGGGGACCAGGGTGACCGTGGTCGAGATCTCCGGGGCCACGGCGGTCGTGTCGGCCGAGCTGTGA
- a CDS encoding TetR/AcrR family transcriptional regulator, with product MRRDAARNRELVLAAAAKEFDQRGLDAEIRDIAKAAGVGVGTVYRHFPTKDDLVGAVLEKDLGEWPGIVERALAAEDAWAGLAGFLEQTLATMARHKAVLDGVTSAEASAAADACRSHLAEAVAPIVRRAHDEGSLRPEVTGQDLGLQILALGRIVELEPGGWRRQLGFVLDGLRAR from the coding sequence ATGCGCAGGGATGCCGCCCGCAACCGGGAGCTGGTGCTCGCCGCGGCGGCGAAGGAGTTCGACCAGCGCGGGCTCGATGCCGAGATCCGCGACATCGCCAAGGCCGCCGGGGTCGGCGTCGGCACGGTGTACCGGCACTTCCCGACCAAGGACGACCTGGTCGGCGCGGTGCTGGAAAAGGACCTGGGGGAGTGGCCGGGCATCGTCGAGCGCGCGCTGGCCGCCGAGGACGCCTGGGCCGGGCTCGCCGGGTTCCTCGAGCAGACGCTGGCGACCATGGCGCGGCACAAGGCGGTGCTCGACGGGGTGACCAGCGCCGAGGCCTCCGCCGCGGCCGACGCCTGCCGCAGTCACCTGGCCGAGGCGGTCGCGCCGATCGTGCGGCGCGCCCACGACGAGGGCAGCCTGCGGCCCGAGGTCACCGGGCAGGACCTGGGCCTGCAGATCCTGGCGCTGGGCCGGATCGTGGAACTCGAACCCGGCGGCTGGCGGCGGCAACTGGGGTTCGTGCTCGACGGGTTGCGTGCGCGCTGA